The window TCACAAACAACCTTAATGGTGTAGCCTCATCAAAATATGTTGCAACTCTTAGTCACATGGCTGAATGGGAAAGTGCAAGACTAGAAGCAGAAGCTAGACTTGTTCGTAAATCAAAAGACTATGAAATCCTCTTCAATAACAACAATTACAACATTAACCGTAGTACAATTTCCCAACAATTACCTTATTATCAACTCCCTTGTCTAGACATATTAAAAGCATGGCAAATGTCTAGCACAAAATTACCAACAATAAATGACATTAGTGCCATTCTTCTTAATAATTCGAGGAACAACAACCTCGAATCATCGATACCCTCAACGTTACATTCCTCTGAGACTTTATTCGTGAACAATAATGtacctactactactactactactgcaaATGTTCGTGATGATCATCAAATTCCTCCTAATTTATCTACAATCGAGTCGTGTTTTGAAGATGATCAACTCCAAACAGATCTTCCAAGTTTCATGCAGGAGTTTTCGGGGCTATTTCCAGAATATTATACACAAAATTCAACAAATATACAAGTGGATAATTTGATGGGATGCTGTTCTGGAGATTTTGAAGATAACAAGTTAATTAATTGGAACAATTTCCCTAATTATTTGGTTAATTCACCTATTGGTTCTCCAGTATTCTGAGTGTTCAACTAGCTAGCTAGGGCATGGTGCTAAAATTAGTTGTATTAAATTGTACTTCTTTGAGTTTAATTAGTTTTTGTTTTATGACTATGGAATTcagatatgtatttgtattatcCAGTGTGGAAATTAGTTTATGAAATGATTTATTCTCATGGTCAGATTACTAAATTTTCGAGCTGAGTATGTGCATATATTATTTAAGTtgcttctttatatatatatatatatatatatatatatatatatatggagacAAATAATTTTTTGTCATGTTATACATAATGTATGTAAGTATTTGACTTTAAAATATATAGGATGTGTTTAAAACTGAATCATATTATAGTGGTGTAAGTATAATTACCCTTAaatcattatttaataatgtagaatacaaaagaaagatatgTATATCAATGTGCATGAGGACATTTGTTTGACCTTATTGAGGTTATTGAACTGCGAAGCCCAACAAAATTAAGTCCACAAATTAAGTGCTGGAaagttatgaatatatatatcgTTCGGCCAACTAGTTTATCAATATGATCGatatatacaaaacatatatacacatttatacactttgtatatattttataaactatTTGATCGAAGTATTTAGAACCGTAAATATCCCTGTAATAATTATACTTCATGTGACTCATTTTATGTGAAAGTATTTTGGTTTGGGTagttatatgttttttatttgatCAGATCTTTTTCatactttattttaatatttcaaatattaaCTATGTTTGACTTGTAGtatattttaatatgattttaaaagagTAGCATCTATACCTGAATTTggaattaaaattttttcttaagaGCAAGGGATTCAGTGTATCTGTTTCTTATAGTTCTAATTATTACTCTTccactcatttttatttatccattttttattaacataagattaagaaatagtaaatgatcaGATAACTTTATCATATTaatctttaaatataataaagttaatactttaaaaaatatattagataatgaatcatatttaatgttaaaagagtaaaatagataaaaatatataaattatccactaattttataaattgagCTAATATTATTAAGcgtaccaaaattaaaaaatagagaaataaaaattgacGGAGGAAGTACTTAAAGTTGGCAACACTTACAGGCCTATATATCTGTAGGTTATTGCATCACCTTGAAGTTAGTATAAGTATATACTCTATCCGTTTCGTATTAATTGGtcttttttcaataaatatttattttaatttaattatttcttttataaaattataagagAATATTATTACGTTATTCCGATACTATCCCTATCATTAATATCTAAATAAAGTGtataaacttaaatttatattttcaaaacataattaattagactaatttgataaaatataccTCTAATAAAAAATTTCTATACTACTAATAATAGCTACTACTATGTCACAAACAATCATGCAAATTATTAAGttctaacatcaatcattataGTGTAAAGTATATGAGAGGAGGAAATGAAATACAATAAATATATCTGAATCAATATCAGATGGCCAGTCctggaaaaagaaaagagaaggaaaaCAGCATGCACCATCCACGTTATTTAATTTACTTAATGAATGCTTCCATGGAATTAGAGAGAGTTTTGGATTAATCAGTAAAGTTGTTGTCACGTGATCGATCAGGAGATCATACATTTAAGTCGTGGAAACAATCttttgcagaaatgtaaggtgaagCTGTGTACAATAGACTCTTGTGGTCCGGTCCTTTTCCTGACCCGCACATATATatatagcgggagctttagtacaCCGAACTGACCTTAATTAATACTTCCATAcagttattttttgttttcaaaaagaGATAAGGGATGTAATCGCTACTCTTCAGATGTGTATAAGGTAAACCTCACTGCAATGTAATAACCTGCAAATCATACAGAAAACAGAAAAGGTAAACTGCATTAGGCAAATCCCAATTTGGGAGATTACCGACAAGCATGCAAAGGGTTTCGAACCTAAAACTCTCATTTGAAAGATCACCCGCTCAACCAACTCGATTACTATCCACTAAATAAATATAGGTAAATGAAGTTATTGCTTAGAATAGTATCTTTTTGATCATACAACATGAAGGGCTAAGTGATCCATTTCAATCTCTTTCATCAGATATTATAGGTACAAGCGTTACCCTTTTTGTCTAAgaattttatttgataatttgaATATATATTCATTAAAGGCGCGTGTTTGGtatacttcaaaaatattttttttataaaataagtaattatttatttatttatttatttatttgttgatatttcataagcaaacaaaaaatattatccaaatatatatatatatatatatatattctgtgCTCGAAAAACCATAACTTGATTACTATGATTCTTCTGGCTATCTTCTTCTCTCATAATATTCTACAATTTTAGTGCATTAACAAATTGAGTGAAGATTGTATATAGAGTTGTATAGCATAACAATTCTCAAGataattttgtatttgttttaaaGAGTTTTAGCAAAATTTAtgtaaattaaaattattgttttcGTCTAACGATTTGTGTATTACCAATATTTTTGGTCATACACAATTATAATATTCCAATCTTTAGGATTCAAATCAACCtacttaaacaaataaaaattattgcgTACATAATATTTTTGCCTCTCCTAAAATTTAAATCCGAAACTTAATATTCctttcgtttaaaaaagaatgacctactatcctttttagttcgtttaaaaaagaatgatagttttccttttttgaaaactttttaattttaactttccacgtgacatgtttaagactacaagattcaaaagtcttcttcattttcttaaatttcgtgtcaagtcaaatttgatcattttttttaaacggagggagtaattaatATCGAGAAGACAAGACCACGATAAAGTACATAGCTAGCTAGAAATCTCTAGCTTGGGAGCAATTACTCGAAAAGGTCCATTAATTAAATACTAATTAAATATGGTTGCTCCCTCGTACAATACTACAGTTTCATAATCAATGTGCTTTTAGTGGCAGGTTGTTTCAGACCATACAACACAAGCATTAATAACCATTAATCAAATATAGCCCACCATAATTCATAGTTATGGAGTTCTCCCTCTTCTTGTTGTAGTTGttgccctttttttaaaaaaataaaaataaaaccacacAAGTGACTGATTTAATTATGCAATTCTTtaatgaaagaaaattttaagaGAATAATTCAGAAACGTGGATTCGTGGAGTTCACAAGTTCAGTTAGaggaaaattaaattaatttcccACATATATATTGAACTCTAAGGAGGCGTTTCATCGTAGAATTTGGGGCTAATATTTAAAGTTTTGATTTGAAATCAATATGTGTTTATGAATATAAACTAAACTTCAACTTTATtcttaaatcatgatttgaaataattttcataaagcagaattttaaatttctaagttgtgattttcattttttttttttttaaatataaacttgactcataaatttatattttgcaaACAAAGACTATCATTTGAaatttacaaaaagaaaaagaaaaagaaaaagagcatCCTCGACTTGAATAGTTTATTTATACCATATGAAAGAATTATAGTATTAAACAATAGCTAGATATTACTATTGTTGATTTTCTGGATCAGTGTATCATTGTTAACTTGTACTTATTTGAAAGTTTGTAATATTATGCCATTGCACACATTTTTTTTATGGTCTAAAATTGATGTGATGTAATTTAATTTAACACtgagtttaagaaataaagaataaatgctaaaatttgtggtctaaaattagttatagatatttttttggctataaattatttcattaagtataaaataaatattttaaagttaaattgttactaaatGTAGCAACGTatcattttttctaaaattaactaaaaaaaatatgtcaCGTAAATTGAGCCAGGGGACTAAAATCTAACCCAAAATCAATCACCAAATGATTAGCTTCTATCTTTCTGACCAATTGGATAAATTTAGTTAGTATAGTAATCATTCATTAATGATTAGAATTATTACTACGTGCATGTCTGTAAATTTCCTATAACAAAATTTGGACCAAATTTGGCCATTTAgtagttccttttttttttcttaaaaaaaaaaaatacactttaCGTTACAGTACGTACgtttgtttattattcttttttttgttttgtttttcaatttcttttcttctaGTGATTGCTAATGTACGTTGATTTAATTTATGAGTATTCAATTCCCCCATCAATTTAACTTTTTTGCTAAGTTTAAATGACAAGTACGGAGATGTCTATTGTTAATTGCTATTATTAATTGTGAAAATCTTTAGGAAATACTCCTATCTAACATTATACTCCTTCGTTTCGTTTTGGTTGGCcttcttttttaaatatttatttcaatttagttgttcctTTAATGAAATCAAAAgagttttattatgttttttcaatactatccttaacattaaatgactaaacaaagtgtatttactcaaatttttattttcaaagcataaataataaGGCTAGTTGGGTAAAAATATACCTCCTAATTcatattttcttaataggtgtgtTAAGTTCATAAGGATCAATTAatatgaaacggagagagtatttgtTCTAATCATGTCTTTAGAATCATTGGTGCCCATTGCCTTCATTTAATTTCACGGTTTATCTTCACTGAACTGATAATTAGTTTTGTGATCAAATGAATTGGCCtctaattttttgctttttgaaTTGGATTTATGTTTAATGGAACATATATAAGTTCTTTGAATTGGATTTATGTATTATGAAATATaagttctttgaattgaatttatgTCTAATGGAATCTAAGTTCTTTAAGGATGTGGAACATAAGTATGATATATTATAAGGGCAATTTTCATAAATTCCAACAGTTTAatacataattacataaaatttcgaTTGTTTTATATTtgtgtaaaattttaatttttcattcattgTCGTGATACATAGCTAAGACTTGCAATACATTACCATCTAATACATAAGTaccaataatacataactcttaAGTTACATATATAACTCTTAAGTATTAATATCTTAGAGATACATTTAGATATATAAGACTTATGTATTAGTAGCGCAAAAAAAATTTCGATACATGATTTTTGTAGATTTTCAATCAAAAACATCTTTCTTATGTATCTGTAACCTAATATTCAGTAAGATACATAACTTTTGTATATTTGATAGAGAATCGTGTGATGTATCTTCCTGTCCTTTTCTACCAGATACATCATTCTTATGTATCTTCATTAAATCATCATCTTCAAGCTCCACTGATGAATCTCCGAACTCCAgaattcctcatggattcgagGTATCCCTTTAGATTTCAAAATTCCACCACCTGTCGTACGTAAACTAGCGGATCTTAATGGACAAGTACCTAGAACTTGCATTTGGGCCTTTATCCCGACCATCATAAATTGCCAAAAATAGAGTTCATTGTGCGTCGGCGTAACGATTTTCGTCGGGTGGTAATCTGGTGGTTGTGGCACCGATAAAAGTTCTcattgttgaaatttgggggaAGCATCGATAGTCGTGGAAGAGAAATTGAAGAAACTTAGGTAGCCCTTCGAGATCTGCTGGTAGAAATTTGAGATCTGTTGTTATTGAAGAAACAACACGATTCGTAAAATTGGAGCACCACGCCGGAGCTACGACTTGAAAGGAAGAAGAATTGTGTGTTTTAATAGAGTTAACAAAGAAGACTTGAAAGAAACTGAAGAAGAATATTGTagttcaaaatgaaaaaatcatTTGATAATGCCCTTGATTTTAGGCATTGGTTGAGGAGCATTAAGTCGGAGGTGGGTTATGTATCTGATTGTTGGAGAGAGCAAGTGTGAgaagagatttttgtaattaattttcaGATTTAAGATTTTAAGTATTATTAGTAACTTAAGgtgtaattttaaataatattttcatattataatgcgaaaaatataaacttatgtcttgccaaaaaattatttgatcaaacatataaaaattaagaCAATCCAAATAAAGGCAAAGGTGCAAATACTCATATTTTCTTCACACGCATAGTCCATAACGGGAGAAACAAGTTGGTGCGGCCAATTAAAGTGTGAAACAAGACGTTTCCTTTACTATGTATTTCATTTGtcccaatataataataataaaaaaaaagatgtttgaaatttttgttgtttcgggtacacaaaatctgtatttaaGTTCAATAAATTTCAACATAAGTTCAAGACGTTTCAAGAACACTGaagtttttcaacaccttcaacacaagttcactatgaactatcaaagaagtgtgtgatattattatgaaataagatgaaacagaataaGCCAAGTCATTCgaattcacgaagtgtccttaaggaaataattttcttcaagtatccgaggttgcgaaatttttctcccaggataaaatggcttgaCAACCTGaaagtagtggtacctcaaatgttctggttttcttcgaactcactcaatgagaGATGCTCACACGGAGGTTTTAAGAAGACAGGAAGTGTTTTTAATGCAGAAAATTTTTGTTCCAAACTTGTGGGAAAATGCAGGTctatatagccatgaagtgcctTTTCGGAAAGGAGTATCTTTTGTGAAtggtcatgtctgtccattcaaaACAGTATGCCTTTTCCGAAAAACCACAACATCCAAACAGTCACATATTTTCTCAAAACAGTGTGTCTTTTAATCGAAGAGTTGTGTCTTTTTCGAGCAGCTTTCAGCATCATTTCTTCATGTGGAAGCATGCATGTTAATGGAGGAACAAAACtgttgcatttttttctttgaattttcgGACTGAATTTCttctcaagtttcaaataaattttatccaaaaagattaatctcatcgatcatttgacaaattcaaattcGAAGCCAAAGTCGAAGCCGAAGTCGAGCGAGCGAcaacgacgacggcgcgaggtaCCTCttagttcttgcctcacttaccaagtggaGATGTGTTTTTCAATATAaacacatgaaagtttctttctctaccaatgtgggagaatttaatGGACTTTTCTcattttgagcacacattccatTTTAGTGTGGACTCACTTTTTCCCTCCACttaattttctccatttttcattcatacttttaatcttgaacccaacaatttcccacatgaatggagaatgacTATTATTTGTAAAATTGTACGGACAAGTatatgatcatcaagcaaagaccgattgcatctggataagtgggttttcctttgaactttctgtagtgaacatgcatcggatgcactcggtcaatcggtagatttgatatctttaaaccgttgagctttaatgtacacctataaaacacatgtcatacaaccaaccttttaccatttatggttctcacgggtTTATTCgtttcagccataaacacgtcTCGATTTAATgggagcttagagaataggcctttactaatattctccttgaagcggttTCCatttcgccctcacataggtgatttctaagtatttcaatcctatagattaaactatttggttaaatctgtcaaatttagataatcattaaaagacttcacaccataagtcttttccttgtttactaaacattgtctacatcatgagaatgagttgggtatattgacaatattgaaactgtcagacataactttgtttgatctacTTGAacttagctcttgggatctccagtctgctaggtagagttaccgtcatgctgacttgtcttaCCTATTCCCTTGAATGCTCTCTCAACttcctctctagataggccttttgtaaatgaatctgacacattatcctttgacttcataTAGTCAACAGTTTCCACTAGAGAGAaattctctaatggtattatatcTCCATATTATGTAACGAGATTTATCGTTATACGTCATGCTCCCTGCCTTATCTATTtctgcttggctatcacagtgcatacatactagtgccactggtttggtccaataaggaatatctttcaagaaatttcagagtcattttgcttcttcactggctttatccaATACGATAAACTCAGATTCAATTATGGAGCAAGCAATACATGTATGTTTGGACGATTTTCAAGAGATTTCTCCTCCActtatagtaaatacatatccactcgtgaattttactttatttgatccggtgattcaatttgcatcactatatccttcaattactgcgggatatttattataatgtaaaacatagtcttaagtgtatttaagataccttaaaactcttttcattgccatccaatgagttttattgggattactcatgtactgacTCAACTTACTACTAACACATACTATGTCTGGCTATGTACAATTTATGATATACATCAAATATCCCAACGCTCTTGTGTATTCTagctgtgagtcactttcaccttcattcttttaaagtgcaaagcttacatctaatggagtcttggcaataccaaattccatatacttaaacttttcaagtacctttttgatgtaatgagactatgacaatgccaacccttgtggagttctatggattcttattcctaagatcacatccgcaactccacggtctttcatatcaaacttgctttcAAACATTTgtttcgtagcatttatgtcagaaatgtctctattgatgatcaacatatcatccacatacaaacaaacaatgaccttgtgatttggagagtctttaatgtaaatacatttatcacattggtttatcttaaacccgtttgccaacatagtttggtcaaacttcgcatgccactgtttaggtgcttgttttagtccataaagtaaCTTAGCAAGTTTACAcgc of the Capsicum annuum cultivar UCD-10X-F1 chromosome 11, UCD10Xv1.1, whole genome shotgun sequence genome contains:
- the LOC107847202 gene encoding transcription factor MYB106-like; this encodes MGKSKCSDKEGLKKGPWTAEEDQKLLSFIDKHGCGSWRALPAKAGLQRCGKSCRLRWINYLRPDIKRGKFSLQEERTIIHLHALLGNRWSAIATYLPSRTDNEIKNYWNSRLKKRLTKMGIDPMTHKPKITNNLNGVASSKYVATLSHMAEWESARLEAEARLVRKSKDYEILFNNNNYNINRSTISQQLPYYQLPCLDILKAWQMSSTKLPTINDISAILLNNSRNNNLESSIPSTLHSSETLFVNNNVPTTTTTTANVRDDHQIPPNLSTIESCFEDDQLQTDLPSFMQEFSGLFPEYYTQNSTNIQVDNLMGCCSGDFEDNKLINWNNFPNYLVNSPIGSPVF